The region GTGCTTCTTTTATGTCAGCCGAAGCAGCTTTCGGTTTGAACCATTCGCGGCGAGCATCGATGATCAGTTGCGGCGGCAGAGTACGAAGGACGGAACCGAGTGGATGGTTGATCGTACCCGCAGTGGCAAGCCGGTTCTTAATCGCGAGATGTCCTTGTTGGCTAATTTCGTCGATCAGTCGTACCGTCGCTTCGGCAACCGATTTTGAAATTGCTTCGCTCTTGATGTTCTCGGGATTCAAACTCGAAAGTTCACCATCAGGGATTTGGTGCAATGATTCGGCGGCCTGCTTGTCGGATCGGAGTAGCAATTCCATCAGCGGTGAGATCCGGCCATCGATGAATCCGGTTGCGGATTCAGGCCAGTTCTTTTGGCGTGCAGCCGTTTCGGTAGTGATCGAAGGCACCGCTAGCAGTTCGATTCCGGGGCCGATCGTGGTCTGCATCGAGGATTCATGGCAGGCGGCGCATCCGGTTTCGAAGGCAACGGTGCGCAGCAATTCGCCACGACGGTTGGTTTGCAAACCGGCTACGACCTTGCGATCGGGATGGCAGCGGTTGCAGTCAAACCGAAGAGAACCGTTTTGCCAGCCCGGGAAATGTTTGTTTTGGTGGCTGGCATGACTAAATGCGATCGATCCGCCTCGTCCATACGGCCACTGGCCCCATTGCGGATGTGACCGATCGAATTGACCAAATTGGACGGCATGGCAGGTTTGACATTGGTTGTCGGTGACGGCAAGCAGGTGACCGTCGGCGCCATGGTGCTCTCGGTGACACACACTACATTCGATGTCGTCTTGGTCGATCGATGTTCCTGTACTTACCAGTTGCGAAAGTTGAAAACCTGGACCTTCGCCCGAACGAAATTTATCAGCTGCAGCCAATCGAAACGACTCCGTCAGTTCGTCACGAACGGACTTGGGTAAGTTATGTGCCGCGCGAGCAAGGTTGGTATTGATCGTCCGGTGATGACAGTTTAGGCAGCGGTCCGATTGCTTCACGCCCTTATGTCCTGGCGTTTCGCTTGCGGATGAAAACCAAGCGGTTACGTTCAGAGACTCCGAGTCATGGCAGGCTGCGCAGCGTTCGCTGCCGACCGACCCTGCCAAGATTTGTGCGTGCGGCGAAGAGAGTTCTCCCGGTTTGAACAGCACTGCTGACGGGATAAACCAAATCGAACAGACGCTTAATACGAGCGCACCGACTCCCCCGCCCCAATACCAGCGACGTCGGCGCCCGAACCAAGTCAAACTTGGTTGTTGATCTGATTCTCCAAGCCATTGATCGTTTGGTCGATCGTTATCAGGAGGATCAGGGATTGTGAATTCGTTCTCACGCATCGTGCATGACTGGAAACAAAATGTTGCGTTGGTTTGTTGGTCGGCAGGCGACGCCGCGATTGGGGATCAGGATTAATTCGAACGCGGACGCTACCATGCGAACTGGAACACGGCAGCGATATGAACGATCGATATCAACAACAGCAGCAACGACATGATCGCATGGAAGACAATCCAAACGCGTAGTCGCAATTGCAAGGCATACTGGTAATCCAAGTCATCGCGTTGCCGAACAAGCGAAGCGAACTGTCCTGCGATGCTGCGGCCATCCTGCTCTAGGTATCGGTGCAGATGGTTAAGGTCTCCGAGCAGTCTGCGCCGACGAGTTCCGGTGGGAACCAAGACGTAGGCAAACGAAGGGCTGGCGCTAAAAAATGGCCCCAGTGTCTTTTGGTAAAATGTTTCTAACACATCTTTCGCCGACGGCTCGGCAATCTTCTTCAGCATCGACTCGGCAGCCGTCGCCAGTTCTTTTCGAGTCCATGGGATGCGGTCGAACCGATGTTCGTGACCTACGGCGGTCAATCGTTTGGGGAGCGTTCGGCTGATGTACAAACCATAGAAGCCACTAGCCGATACCATCACGAAAAGCAGCGATAGGAACGATTCCAGCAAGCCATCGCCGATGATGCTGGGAACATGTAGCAAGTAGACTGCTGAGGTAAAGAAGCCCGTATAGATATGGAATTGAGTCCAGGTGCTGGCTTTGCCTAATGGCCAAAATGGAATTCGCCGTCGGACCCCTAGCAGGATCAGCATCACCAATCCAGCAAAAACAGCGAAACCGGAAACGAGGTGAGGTTCGCCAAGCCCATCACGTTCGCTTTTCACCCACATGCACATCAGTAAAATTGCGATTGCGGTTATTGCGATCGCGATAAAACGACGTTTGCGAATCGATAGCGATAGTGAGCCAGACATGTTCAGCTTCGCCCTTCCAGCCATTGTGTGAGAGGCTTCGATTCGCTGAGGTCGATTCGGACCAATGCATCATGAGGGCACGCCGCGACGCAGGCCGGTCCCGATGGCAGACCACGACACTGATCGCATTTCGTTGCCTTTTTAATCGGCCGACCAGACTGTTCGTCGACATAGGCACGGCCCTTTTTGTCGTTGATCTCAACCATCGCGATATTTTGATACGGGCATGCGGCAGAGCAGACTCCGCAACCGACGCAGATCGAATCATGGATGGAAACGACACCGGTATTCATATCGCGTGCGATCGCACCTGTAGGGCAACCGATCATGCACACGGGGTCGTTGCAGTGCATGCAAGCTTGCACAACTTGCAGCCGATCATGAACGGCACCCTGCCGAACAAACCGTGGGTTGTTGTCATGGACATCGGCACATGCGCGAACGCAGTCATCGCATCGCGTGCATCGATGGAGATCGATCACCATCGCGTCGCGACCATTGTTGAAGCGATTTTGCACGACGAATTCTAATAAGCTCGTCGATTCGAACGAACTACCCATGGATTCTTGGGAGTCTTGTGGGCTCGTTTGCTTTTGAGTTGCTGGTTGAGTCCGGCGGTTTTCGGTGCGGTTGAGACGTCGATCTTTCAACGCGTCAGTCTTCGTCCCGACAAGGTGACCGACGACTTCAGGAAGTTCGTTTTTGCGAACGTGTGGTAAGACATCTGCAGCAAAAACTTCTACCGGGATTGCTAGGGCGTCGAGAAAGCCGACCGCTCGGAGCGAATGTTGGTACGGAATCGAAGGCATCGATTCGGGACGAAACGCGTTGTACGAGATCTCTTCGAGGCCGAAGAATTGTCCTTTCCCTAGATAGGCTGTTGTTTGGTGGCCTGCGCCGTGACGGACGCATAGTCGTCCAAAGCCGCTGCGCACAATGATCAGTTCGGTCGGGAATTGTCCTTGGTCAAGCACCAAAGGTTCCGACGCGATTTGTTCGTTTGGAGGTAGCTTGCGGGTTTTCTTGTAGTCTGCGTTCCATTCCAGTCGGCCATAAGACCGCAACTGGGTGG is a window of Stieleria sp. JC731 DNA encoding:
- a CDS encoding cytochrome c3 family protein, coding for MRENEFTIPDPPDNDRPNDQWLGESDQQPSLTWFGRRRRWYWGGGVGALVLSVCSIWFIPSAVLFKPGELSSPHAQILAGSVGSERCAACHDSESLNVTAWFSSASETPGHKGVKQSDRCLNCHHRTINTNLARAAHNLPKSVRDELTESFRLAAADKFRSGEGPGFQLSQLVSTGTSIDQDDIECSVCHREHHGADGHLLAVTDNQCQTCHAVQFGQFDRSHPQWGQWPYGRGGSIAFSHASHQNKHFPGWQNGSLRFDCNRCHPDRKVVAGLQTNRRGELLRTVAFETGCAACHESSMQTTIGPGIELLAVPSITTETAARQKNWPESATGFIDGRISPLMELLLRSDKQAAESLHQIPDGELSSLNPENIKSEAISKSVAEATVRLIDEISQQGHLAIKNRLATAGTINHPLGSVLRTLPPQLIIDARREWFKPKAASADIKEALRLQSQVRQVVADDDDLLSEDSSLLNSDSLLLESSDDELLIDPLASSPSDDPLIEHTEPELTPLNVSPEFDAGTMAGEGGWYRDDLRLAIRYRASGHTDPVLKGLIEMFSGLSDADPLKERFMNVPAVKACVDCHSGATRLPASWEAIPSVGGKRDFTKFSHRPHLNVSQLGQCTYCHKVSEGHGDVEGEHDPSLVDFEPLERQTCAACHTKNAASDSCTTCHRYHIEH
- a CDS encoding cyclic nucleotide-binding domain-containing protein encodes the protein MEKAQTIPVQRPSRWDKPLDASMSDADVAWLRTRAPFNGMDRSAFPKATPLDGILRYDCRLHRVEPGEVIVREGDYGNSAFLVITGSVRALLDSLPESQLGREATRVIDWLEALRRYLGRSPFRESRSSEQVSINATNDRSKLIRDIDDRQAVFLQDTDAIFNRYENVSLGPGELFGEVAAMYRSPRTATVIAETEAALLEIRWQGLRVLRRDRKFADTLENHYRNHWLPVHLREIPLLRFVPEENMARVIESTQLRSYGRLEWNADYKKTRKLPPNEQIASEPLVLDQGQFPTELIIVRSGFGRLCVRHGAGHQTTAYLGKGQFFGLEEISYNAFRPESMPSIPYQHSLRAVGFLDALAIPVEVFAADVLPHVRKNELPEVVGHLVGTKTDALKDRRLNRTENRRTQPATQKQTSPQDSQESMGSSFESTSLLEFVVQNRFNNGRDAMVIDLHRCTRCDDCVRACADVHDNNPRFVRQGAVHDRLQVVQACMHCNDPVCMIGCPTGAIARDMNTGVVSIHDSICVGCGVCSAACPYQNIAMVEINDKKGRAYVDEQSGRPIKKATKCDQCRGLPSGPACVAACPHDALVRIDLSESKPLTQWLEGRS